One Spinacia oleracea cultivar Varoflay chromosome 4, BTI_SOV_V1, whole genome shotgun sequence DNA segment encodes these proteins:
- the LOC130471823 gene encoding uncharacterized protein, producing MKSSVDVVTLTDDMEVLSAENAELKASLNKVKKKNWECASYYMWKTRSDLMKEFLDGKHNGWTPQADINHFRRAFPDDYVPPGAEDDDEDVEVGATATSPNTKVETVPGDGEQTENADFDVQPEFDEGFFFWMASRMVWTPKEDIVQFNTAFPEEYVPPVPRVTRKTLRRAQLQPVPNA from the coding sequence ATGAAGTCGTCGGTTGATGTTGTAACACTGACTGACGACATGGAGGTGTTGTCTGCTGAAAATGCCGAGTTGAAGGCGTCACTAAACAAGGTCAAGAAGAAAAATTGGGAGTGTGCCAGTTATTATATGTGGAAGACTAGGTCCGATTTGATGAAGGAATTCTTGGATGGGAAGCATAATGGTTGGACCCCTCAAGCTGATATCAACCACTTTCGTCGAGCATTCCCTGATGATTATGTCCCCCCTGGTGCCGAGGATGACGATGAGGATGTTGAGGTAGGCGCAACTGCCACAAGTCCCAACACCAAGGTCGAGACGGTACCAGGTGATGGTGAACAAACAGAGAATGCCGACTTTGATGTTCAACCTGAGTTTGATGAAGGATTTTTCTTTTGGATGGCAAGCAGGATGGTTTGGACTCCAAAGGAAGACATTGTCCAGttcaacactgcattccccgaggagtATGTCCCCCCGGTGCCGAGAGTGACGAGGAAGACGTTGAGGAGGGCGCAACTGCAACCAGTCCCAAACGCCTAA